A stretch of Thermus aquaticus DNA encodes these proteins:
- a CDS encoding DNA methyltransferase, which yields MPPGNARAESAGARRGPFRRSPGPGRDGAGSRPGDLVLDSFAGSGTTLMAACRWWVGPSEWTGHWKR from the coding sequence TTGCCCCCTGGCAACGCCAGGGCAGAAAGCGCAGGGGCAAGACGAGGGCCCTTCAGGCGGAGCCCCGGTCCGGGACGGGATGGGGCCGGGAGCCGACCGGGGGATCTCGTGCTGGACTCTTTTGCCGGGTCGGGGACCACTTTGATGGCAGCGTGTCGTTGGTGGGTCGGGCCATCGGAGTGGACCGGTCATTGGAAGCGCTGA